A segment of the Chitinivorax sp. B genome:
TGCCGCCCGTGGGGCCACCGCGCACCCCGGAAGTAAAAGTACCGTGCTTCAAGGCCGACCGCATGCCCCGCCACAAGCTCAACGAGTTCGACCGGCAATTGAAGGGCCAGCAGGATGGCTTGAATGATTTGACGGTGGATGAATTCCTGAAGGGGCGGGAGTTGTATGAGCAGTTTGGGCGGACAGCTGATCCGCAGGTGGCGGAACGTGCTCGACTTGCTTATCAAGCAAAACTAGAAAATGAAGAACTCGGCAAACATTTACGAAATGGGTTGAGCCCAAGAGAAGCCAGACAACTGGCGCGACAAGTGGCCACCAATAAAATGAAAGCGCTTGCAGCCTTACACAACCCTGATATGTACACTGGCGGCAAAGACAAGATCGCGGACTTCGGTGATGCCAAGGTCAATAAGTCCATCGGGGCTCAGTGGGGCAAGTCGCTCGGCAAAAAACATCCGGAGTGGGACGGTGACAAGGGCCGCTTCCGGGTACACGCACTGGATGAGGCCGCTCAGAAAATTTTGCCGAGTCTACGGGCAACGACGAACATGAATGCAACACTAACTCGCTGCAAATAGGGGGACAATCCATGGATGAATTTATCGAGTTGTTCCTGGAAGATTTCGGCCCAGCATTTCTGCGCCAATGGGTACCACAATCCAGCATTGACCGCTATCGCGGTAAGTTACCTGATCAGTTACTGAAGTATTGGGAAGGCTATGGTTGGGCCGGTTATGCCAAGGGGCGCTTCTGGCTAGTGAATCCCCAAGAATATGAACCCGTATTGGAAGCCTGGATTGGCGAGATGCCTTTCATGGAGCAGGATGCCTATCACGTAATTGCCAGAGGCGCTTTCGGCGATTTGTATTTATGGGGCGAAAGAACTGGGCCATCTTTAACAATTAGCCC
Coding sequences within it:
- a CDS encoding polymorphic toxin type 15 domain-containing protein codes for the protein PPVGPPRTPEVKVPCFKADRMPRHKLNEFDRQLKGQQDGLNDLTVDEFLKGRELYEQFGRTADPQVAERARLAYQAKLENEELGKHLRNGLSPREARQLARQVATNKMKALAALHNPDMYTGGKDKIADFGDAKVNKSIGAQWGKSLGKKHPEWDGDKGRFRVHALDEAAQKILPSLRATTNMNATLTRCK